A section of the Vibrio vulnificus CMCP6 genome encodes:
- the purD gene encoding phosphoribosylamine--glycine ligase, whose protein sequence is MNVLIIGSGGREHALGWKAAQNPNVETIFVAPGNAGTALEPKLENVNIAVEDIAGLVAFAKEKAIELTIVGPEVPLVLGVVDAFYEAGLPIFGPTQAAAQLEGSKAFTKDFLARHQIPTAAYANFTDIEPALAYVREQGAPIVVKADGLAAGKGVIVAMTLEEAEEAIKDMLAGNAFGEAGSRVVIEEFLDGEEASFIVMVDGENVLPMATSQDHKRVGDKDTGPNTGGMGAYSPAPVVTPEIHNRVMQEVIFPTVRGMAAEGNPYTGFLYAGLMIDKDGTPKVIEYNCRFGDPETQPIMMRMESDLVELCLAAIDKKLDQVESKWDPRASIGIVLAAGGYPAAYNKGDVISGLPQVEIEGEKVFHAGTENKEGDIVTNGGRVLCATALGNSVSEAQQRAYELAKQIRWEGMFHRNDIGYRAIAREQQK, encoded by the coding sequence ATGAATGTATTGATAATTGGTTCCGGCGGTCGTGAACACGCTCTAGGTTGGAAAGCCGCGCAAAACCCCAATGTGGAGACAATCTTCGTCGCGCCGGGTAACGCTGGTACCGCACTTGAGCCTAAGCTAGAAAACGTCAACATCGCCGTTGAAGACATTGCCGGTTTAGTGGCGTTTGCTAAAGAGAAAGCCATTGAACTGACCATCGTCGGTCCTGAAGTGCCACTCGTACTGGGTGTCGTTGATGCGTTTTATGAAGCAGGCCTGCCAATTTTTGGCCCTACCCAAGCGGCTGCGCAACTTGAAGGCTCTAAAGCATTTACCAAAGACTTCCTTGCTCGTCACCAAATCCCGACGGCGGCGTACGCAAACTTTACGGACATCGAGCCAGCACTGGCCTATGTACGTGAACAAGGCGCGCCAATCGTGGTGAAAGCAGATGGCCTTGCGGCAGGTAAAGGCGTGATTGTCGCGATGACGCTGGAAGAAGCGGAAGAAGCAATCAAAGACATGCTCGCAGGCAACGCCTTTGGCGAGGCAGGCAGCCGCGTGGTGATCGAAGAGTTCCTTGATGGCGAAGAAGCGAGCTTCATCGTGATGGTGGATGGCGAAAACGTACTGCCAATGGCCACCAGCCAAGACCACAAGCGTGTCGGCGATAAAGACACCGGTCCAAACACCGGCGGTATGGGCGCTTACTCACCCGCACCAGTGGTGACACCAGAGATCCATAACCGTGTTATGCAAGAGGTGATCTTCCCTACCGTGCGTGGCATGGCAGCCGAAGGTAACCCATACACGGGCTTCCTCTATGCCGGCTTGATGATTGACAAAGATGGCACACCAAAAGTGATCGAGTACAACTGCCGCTTTGGTGACCCAGAAACGCAACCTATCATGATGCGCATGGAATCGGATCTTGTGGAATTGTGCCTCGCGGCCATCGACAAGAAACTGGATCAAGTCGAGTCCAAGTGGGACCCTCGCGCATCGATCGGTATTGTGCTTGCAGCGGGTGGCTATCCAGCGGCGTACAACAAGGGCGACGTGATCTCTGGCCTACCTCAAGTTGAAATTGAAGGCGAAAAAGTCTTCCACGCTGGCACTGAAAATAAAGAGGGCGATATCGTAACAAACGGTGGTCGTGTTCTTTGTGCCACCGCACTGGGCAACAGCGTATCAGAAGCGCAGCAACGCGCGTACGAGCTGGCAAAACAGATCCGTTGGGAAGGCATGTTCCACCGCAACGATATTGGCTACCGTGCTATCGCTCGCGAGCAACAAAAATAA
- the purH gene encoding bifunctional phosphoribosylaminoimidazolecarboxamide formyltransferase/IMP cyclohydrolase, whose amino-acid sequence MNNARPIRRALISVSDKTGIVEFAQALAERGVDILSTGGTARLLAEQGIAVTEVSDYTGFPEMMDGRVKTLHPKVHGGVLGRRGQDDEVMAKHGINPIDMVVVNLYPFAETVAKEGCTLADAVENIDIGGPTMVRSAAKNHKDVTIVVNASDYHRVITEMDANDTSLTLETRFDLAIAAFEHTAAYDGMIANYFGTMVPSYGENKEGDEESKFPRTFNQQFIKKQDMRYGENSHQAAAFYVEANPQEASVATARQIQGKALSYNNIADTDAALECVKEFNEPACVIVKHANPCGVALGKDILEAYNRAYQTDPTSAFGGIIAFNQELDAETATAIVERQFVEVIIAPSVSAEAMEVVAAKKNVRLLECGEWTTKTTGFDVKRVNGGLLVQDRDQGMVSLDDLKVVSKRQPTEEELKDALFCWKVAKYVKSNAIVYSKGDMTIGVGAGQMSRVYSAKIAGIKAADEGLQVEGCVMASDAFFPFRDGIDAAAEAGIKCVIQPGGSMRDDEVIAAADEHGMAMIFTGMRHFRH is encoded by the coding sequence ATGAACAACGCTCGTCCTATTCGCCGTGCGCTTATCAGCGTATCAGACAAAACCGGTATTGTTGAGTTTGCGCAAGCTCTTGCTGAGCGCGGTGTCGATATCTTATCGACTGGCGGTACTGCTCGTTTACTTGCAGAGCAAGGCATCGCAGTCACTGAAGTCTCTGACTACACTGGTTTCCCAGAAATGATGGACGGTCGCGTTAAAACGCTTCACCCGAAAGTTCACGGTGGTGTGCTCGGTCGTCGTGGCCAAGACGATGAGGTCATGGCAAAACACGGCATTAACCCGATCGACATGGTGGTGGTTAACCTCTACCCATTCGCAGAAACTGTCGCTAAAGAAGGCTGCACACTGGCTGACGCGGTTGAAAACATCGACATCGGTGGCCCAACCATGGTTCGCTCTGCGGCGAAAAACCATAAAGACGTGACTATCGTTGTCAACGCTTCAGACTACCATCGCGTCATCACAGAAATGGACGCCAACGACACGTCGCTTACTCTAGAAACGCGTTTCGACCTCGCTATCGCAGCCTTTGAACACACCGCTGCTTACGACGGCATGATCGCGAACTACTTCGGCACTATGGTTCCTTCATACGGAGAGAACAAAGAAGGTGATGAAGAGAGCAAATTCCCGCGCACTTTCAACCAGCAGTTCATCAAAAAACAAGACATGCGCTACGGTGAGAACAGCCACCAAGCAGCCGCTTTCTATGTTGAAGCCAACCCACAAGAAGCATCGGTTGCTACCGCTCGCCAAATCCAAGGCAAAGCCCTTTCTTACAACAACATCGCAGACACGGACGCAGCGCTTGAGTGTGTGAAAGAGTTTAATGAGCCAGCTTGTGTCATTGTTAAGCACGCTAACCCATGTGGCGTAGCGCTAGGTAAAGACATCCTAGAGGCGTACAACCGCGCTTACCAAACCGATCCGACATCCGCATTTGGCGGCATCATCGCCTTCAACCAAGAGCTAGACGCAGAAACGGCCACCGCTATTGTTGAGCGCCAATTTGTTGAAGTCATCATTGCCCCTTCGGTATCGGCTGAAGCGATGGAAGTGGTGGCAGCGAAGAAAAACGTTCGTCTGCTTGAGTGTGGCGAGTGGACAACGAAGACAACGGGCTTTGACGTGAAACGCGTGAACGGCGGCCTACTGGTTCAAGATCGCGACCAAGGCATGGTCAGCCTAGATGACCTTAAAGTCGTGTCTAAGCGCCAGCCAACGGAAGAAGAACTCAAAGACGCGTTATTCTGCTGGAAAGTGGCGAAGTACGTAAAATCGAACGCGATTGTTTACTCTAAAGGCGATATGACTATTGGTGTGGGCGCTGGCCAAATGAGCCGCGTCTACTCAGCGAAGATTGCTGGCATTAAAGCGGCAGACGAAGGCCTACAAGTTGAGGGTTGCGTCATGGCCTCTGATGCCTTCTTCCCATTCCGTGACGGTATTGATGCAGCAGCAGAAGCTGGCATTAAATGTGTAATTCAGCCTGGTGGTTCGATGCGTGATGACGAAGTGATTGCCGCCGCAGATGAACACGGTATGGCGATGATTTTTACGGGCATGCGCCACTTCCGCCACTAG
- the zntR gene encoding Zn(2+)-responsive transcriptional regulator: MFQIGELAKRCGVSADTLRFYEKNALIKPAGRSESGYRLYNYENQKQVGFILKAKELGLSLEEIKELLEIKLEATEHSCAEVKAITSAKLALIDEKIAELNKIRRALKKINDACCGHVEDNASHCSILAALE; the protein is encoded by the coding sequence ATGTTTCAGATAGGTGAATTGGCGAAACGTTGTGGTGTGAGCGCGGATACGCTGCGTTTTTATGAAAAAAATGCCCTGATCAAGCCAGCTGGTCGCAGTGAATCCGGTTACCGTCTTTACAATTACGAAAACCAGAAGCAGGTGGGGTTCATTCTAAAAGCCAAAGAACTCGGTTTGAGTTTGGAAGAGATCAAAGAGCTGCTGGAGATCAAACTCGAAGCAACAGAACACAGTTGCGCCGAGGTGAAAGCGATCACTTCTGCTAAGTTGGCACTCATCGATGAGAAAATTGCCGAATTAAACAAAATTCGTCGGGCACTGAAAAAAATTAACGACGCGTGCTGTGGCCATGTGGAAGACAATGCCAGCCACTGTTCCATTCTTGCTGCTTTAGAATAA